AAGCAGCGGAGGAATACCGGATCTGGCCCCCAGCCAAACATAACACAAAGTCCAACACCCGGTCTCAAACTGAATACCGATGTGAATCTGGTTGTTCACCCGCCGTCGGCTGGAGGCATCGGCTCAACGCCTCTTCCACCGGAACCTGGACAAGGACCTGACAAGAGTAAAGACTTTGACTTTGCCGCGGAGGCGGATGCAATTCCAGAGGAGGACGCAGACCCTTCCAAAGGTCTGGGGCCGGAGGATGACTTTGAAGTCATCGAGAACCCGGAACCCGATGACGACTTTGAAGACAAGCAACGCAAGGTGATGCGTCGCCTTGAGCACGGCGACCAGGTGCGCAGTGTCTACAACATATCGCGCATCATTGGTCTTGATGCCTGCGAGGGCATCTTGCTCATTGGAAAAGATGCGCTGTACCTGATGGACAACATCTTCCAGCGGGCCGACGGCGAAATCGTAAACGTTTGGCTTGCGCCTCCCGAGGAGCGTGATCCGTTCTCACAGATAATCACACAGGACAAGCCACCGGAGAAGCGACAGACCAGCAAGCGGAGTGAGCAGGAATCTCGGCACTGGAGATGGTCGGATGTGATTAGCATCTCCAAGCGTCGGTTCCTGTTCCGTGACGTTGCCATCGAGATATTCTTCCGCGATGGGCGTAGCTACCTGCTCACAGCTATCAACCCAGTCATCAGGGACGAGATCCACGGGAAGCTGCTGCAAAAGGCCCCGCATACGACTGGGCCGAACTCATTGCCCAACCCCGAGGATGCTTGGCGGCTCGAGGCTCTCAGAGTCTATGAAGAGGCGCCTCAGACCTTTGGGTCAAAGTTTGGCAGCATCTTCAACTCCTCGCCCTGGAACCCGATCATGAAGCGGTGGCAGAAGGGAGAGATATCCAACTTTCACTATCTTATGCTGGTCAACACGATGGCGGGCCGGACTTTTAACGATCTCACCCAGTATCCAGTTTTCCCTTGGGTCTTGGCTGACTACACCAGCGAAGAACTGGACTTGAATGACCCAGCCACCTTCCGTGACTTGTCGAAACCCATGGGAGCCCAGACGCTTAGTCGACAGTCTGACTTCCGGGAACGATATAACGGCCTGGCTGAACTGGAACTGCCCCCGTTCCACTACGGAACACACTACTCatccgccatggctgttgcgTCTTACTTGATACGGTTGCCGCCTTTTGTCGATTCCTACCTGCTCTTGCAAGGCGGTCACTTTGACCACCCAGATCGTCTCTTTTACTCTGTGGCGGGCGCATGGAAGTCTGCCTCACAAGACAATGGCTCAGACGTCCGAGAACTGATCCCCGAGTTTTTCTGTCTCCCCGAGTTCTTGACCAACATCAACGGGTACGACTTTGGCATGCGTCAGGATGGTAGCAGAGTCAGTGACGTAATTCTACCGCCGTGGGCCAAGGGCGACCCGAGAATATTCATCGCGCGTCACCGTGAGGCCCTGGAAAGCCCATACGTCAGCCAACAGCTGCATCGCTGGGTGGACCTGATTTTCGGATACCAGCAACGGGGCGACGCAGCAGTCGAGAACCTGAATGTCTTCCACAACATGTCGTATCACGGCGCCATTGATCTAGATGGTATCGAGGACCCCCAAGAAAGGAAGGTTATTACTAGTATCATTCACAACTTTGGGCAAACGCCGCACCAGATTTTCAGCAAGCCTCATCCGTCGAGGGAAAATGTTCACTGCCAGATCAAGAGGCTTGACACCAGCATCTTTGCGTTGACGAAGCTACCGTACCCGCTTCTTGGTAAGCCTGAAACTGTGATCCCTCCAAGCCTGCAGATGTCCAGGAAACATGTGCTAATGCCGACTTCTTCTCCCATCTGTTCAGAGAGTCATGAGAGGGTAGCCTCGCTCATATACGCGCCCAAGTTGGACCGTCTTCTTTGCGCATCACCGTTCCGAGTGAACCTGCCACCGCACTATGACAAGTTCCTCGAGTGGGGATACGCAGACAACAGTGTCCGGTTTTATTTTAGTGACAACAGAAAGGTAAATAACATGCACATTCCCCATCGCAGAggcaaacaaaaaagtcCTCAAGCTCatccaagaaaaagaaggctaAGGATAAAAACGCAAAGCTGGCTGGCATATTCGAGAACCTGCATATCGGGCAGATTTCTTGCGTTGCCTTTGCCGATTCAAAGACCCTCATAACGGCTGGCGAGGATGGCGTCATCTCGGCCTTCACCATTCAAACGAGTCCCGGAAAACCAGTCGAGCTGCTGCCTCGGTCGTCCATGTTTGGACACAAATCCCCCGTCACCACTCTAGCCGTTTCCAAGAGCTTCAGTACCCTGGTCACCGTCGCCAGAGACGGCGAAGCGTTCCTTTGGGACCTGAACCGGTTGGAGTTTATCAGAAAGCTGAAGCATTATGGCCGACGTCCAGTCGAGTGCGCCCGAGTCAACGACGTCTCGGGAGAGATCATGCTGTGCTCTGGGACGAACGTCATGCTCTTCTCGGTGAATGGAGATCTTCTCGTCGACCAGAACGTCTGCGGGACCAATACCAGCAACAGCCGGGACGATTACGTGCACTCTTGCGCATTCTACGAAGGCAGTGGCGGGAACGAGTGGCTAGAGAACCAGCTTGTCTTTACTGGTCACCGGCGCGGCAAGGTCAATATTTGGCGCAGAGTTGTTAGTCCCAAGACTGGGAAGTGGGAGCTCGAATTCCTGCGGAGGCTGGATCATATCGATACCAAGTCGGAAACGGGCGCCAATGTTGAGGCAGCCATCACTTGCATCGCACCCATGCCTCAGGTTGTTTATACTGGAGACGAAGAGGGTAGAGTGGTAAGTTGATCCCTATAACTCCTCAGTCTGGAGGGAATCGAGCTTGAACCTCTGGCtaacaaaacaaacttcTAGTACGAATGGAACTTGGTGCAACGAGAGCGCTAGAAACGGCAACCTAGGAAATGGTGGCGGAACGCGTCGATGATTCCATTGATTCAGTGGCCCCGGCATTTGGGGATCGTTCAATACTTGATTAGGCCCTCTTGGTTTGTTTGATATTAAACTTCATGCTGAATTTTTGCATTGTTTTGAGCGATAGGGGGAAATATAAGGATGGCATAGAAAAGCATATTTGGCTAGCGTTCCGACGAATACACATGCATCTGAAATCTTGCGAGCGCGCAGAACAGGAGAGCTGCTGCAGTTGACTTTGatttcccctttttttgcatTTTCTGTTCTTAATATTTCCCAAACGCCTGCCGTACTTATGTACAATGGTACAACGAAGAAGCTAGCCCAACATGGTCGAAGGGCGCCGCTTCTATGTCACTGCCCCCTACTCAGCACCTTGGGAAAGACGGCAATACTGGCTGGCGTCCTTCCGGCACTTTTAATAATTCCTTCTTCCTCTACAAGTCTCTCGCTTTCCCTCATGCAGTTTCCGTGTCGTCATCGTAGCCGGTCAACGTCTTCCTTGGGCCCCTGGGGACTATATAGATGCAAATTTTTGTTTTAGTATGATGGCGACCTAGACTCAATCCGTCTAGTCCAGTGAGGGGGGAAGGGAAACCTTGGGGCTACGCACTCGGGTATGTCATGGGAATTTCGGGGGCGTCGACATCTCCCAGGCGGTACCTGATGGgagggacgacgaggagggtgACGGGACCCATGGAGCCGATGACGACGGACCAAAAGTACGCCGGCCTCTCGCGGGCCGCCCAGCGGCAGTACCTGAGGGGCGCGGCCCAGAAGCGAGGCGAGGTCGACATGGTGGCCGCAGGGGGGGGCGTCTCGAGGGAGGGTTTGTGGAAGGGGGGGTTTCTTTGGTGTTGCTTGCTCTGGAGGAGAGCCGATGTCAGTTTTACGGGAGCGCTTTTTTGGGATACGGGCACAAGCGCTGGGATTTCCGAGTTGTGCCAAGTTCGCGTCGTGTTCCGGCAGGTTTCGAATCGGTCTAGGTGTTTGTTTTGTCAATTGCACTCACCGACGTCCAAAGGCGCGTTCGCGTGGGTTTATGCCGCAAGCTGTCGGACCTGGGTTGGGTGGTTTTTCGGCCGGGTTCAATCAAGCAGTCAATTCATTGATCGATAGAGTCCGGAGCTGCAGTCGGGTCCCAGAGGTCGTCACCCACTTCACTGTGAGAGTAAAGACCGGAAAATCTGTCGGGATAATTGGGAGTGCTGATTGGCTGGAGAGCTCGACGGACCCCTGCGTTTGATGCTGCTGGTGGGGCCATATGTCACCATCCGTAGTAAGTAGTGCCTTAGCTTCGAGGTGGGTGGCAAGATTGACTGAAGCGGTTATAAGGGCGAGATGCCTTTTCCAGCATCTTTCTACATGGCAAAAGTATCGACATTCACTCAAAAAGCTCTTGACTCCGATCTAAAACCTCAACCTTTATCCCTCATTTACAATTTATCTGCTACAAGGAGTTGTGGGAGAGACTCGTGTAAGTAAATGTACATCAAAGTCATCGGATGTTTCCACAAACGTGCAGCTAGCTTTGTCACCCTCGGTGGTTCGTACCTCGACCCCTGCCCCCTGTACCTCCCCAAATGTCTTGGCAAAGGTTTACGTTGCCAAAGTGAACTGGAGCTCGTCAAGCTCCATGACGGCGGTTCGCGACAACTGTACTGCGCTGCATTTCAAGCCCGCAAACCCCCGGAATAGGTGAATCCATGCAAGCATTGGAGCACATCGGGGCGATTTCTTACGCCAGTCACCTCTCCTCTTGATACCCGGCCTCTTCATCTTTTCTGTGTTTTTCTCATCTTGTTTTTCGCAGTCACGGAGTTACCATGTTTAAGCCAATCCTCTCACTGCTCTtcctgctgctggccgccaCTGTGAGCGCCGTGAGCTCCAGCGGCAACAGGCTACTTGCGGTATTGGAAGATGTCGCAGAAAAGGAAAAGTACTCCAAGTTCATGGGAGATCTGCAGAGTATGTCTTCGTCAGCACATCATCTCACTCAGTGAGATAGGGCATAATTGGCTAACCCGACGCTTCCCACGTTGCAGGCAGAGGCTTCAGCATAACATACAGCACACCCAAAAGTGATTCTCTCAAGCTTTCCCACTTGGGAGAGCGGGTTTTTGACCATGTCATTATATTCCCGACCAAGTCAAAGGGTATGCAGTTCAGTCTTTCAGTTCCAAGTACATCGTGGTGAGGGCATTATGATGGCGGGGTGGTGGGTGGCCAGGTACAAAACACTAAATCGGACTTACGACTGACGTTACACACCTTTGACCGACAAAGGTCTTGGCCCCAACTTGACTCCCGCTCTTCTCCTCCAGTTCGTCAAGGATGAGGGCAACGTTATGTTGGCTCTTTCTGCCGAAACCGCCGTGCCCATCTCGATCGTTTCGCTTCTCCACGAGCTCGATATCCAGCTCCCTGCCGATCGCACCGGTCTTGTGGTCGACCATTTCCACTATGACAAGATCTCTGCCGCTGAGAAGCACGATGTCATCCTTGTCAAACCCAGGCCGGTTCGTGACTTCCACAAGGACATCTTTGGCAGCGAGAAGCAGACCAGCCAGCTGCTTGCGGTTCCGCGAGCCATTGGCCAGACCCTTGGCCAGAGCCCCCTCCTGAACCCTGTCCTTCGCGCCCCTCTCACCGCCTACAGCTACGATCCTAAGGAGCAATCGGAGGTCGTTGATGACCTTTTTGCTGCCGGCGAGCAGTTGAGCCTCGTCAGCGCTGTGCAGCCGCGTAACTCGGCTCGCGTTACAGTCGTTGGCTCTGCCGAGATGCTGCAGGACCAGTGGTTTGATGCCGAAGTCAAGCCGTCCAGCTCAAACAAAAAGGTCTCGACCTACAACCGCGAGTTTGCCAAGAAGTTGAGCGGCTGGACCTTCCAGGAGTACGGTGTCCTGCGCGTCAACTCTGTGGAGCACCACCTGAACGAAGCGGGCGCAAGCAACGTTTCGAACCCGGCTATCTACCGGGTCAAGAACGATGTGGTAAGCTAGCAGCGGATGCTGTTGTTTTTACGTGTTAGTCTTTGTGATTTTTTGCATACTGATCAGGCTGGACCGTAGACCTACACCATCTCTCTGTCAGAGTACAAGCCCGAAACTCAGTCCTGGGGACCATTTACCGTTCCGGATGGCGATGAGATTCAGCTGGAGTTTTCCATGCTGTCGCCCTTCCACCGCTTGGGCctcaaacctacgacctccACCGAAAGTGATGCTACCAAGTACAGCGTGTCTTTTACGCTGCCCGACCAGCACGGCATCTTCAACTTCCGTGTCAACTACAAGAGGCCATTCCTCACCTACATCGACAGCAAGGACCAGGTCTCGGTCCGCCACATGGCCCACGACGAGTGGCCACGCTCGTTTGTCATCTCAGGCGCATGGCCCTGGATCACTGGTATCGGCGCCACCATCACTGGATTTTTGGCCTTTTGCCTGGTTTTCATGTTCAGCGCACCCACTGGAAAAGCCACCGTTACCAAAAAGACTCAATAAATTGGGAATTTTGGAGAGGCTTTACTACAAGTGCCAGAGAAGCCTGAAGCTTTGGACGTTGAACCTCTTAAAGCGATCAAGGCTCCAGGGCAGGTCACGTCGTGCCGGTGCTTAGTGGCGTTTGTCTGTCACTAGTATCCGCTACTGGAGCATATTGCAGAAATTTGGATGGCTCACTGGAAAGGCTGAGGAAGTTCGATTGATGACTGATGAGCTGAACAGTCTTTATTTACATTTTGAGCCAGCTGTATGTATAATTCGGAAAATGGGTACCATAGGAAATAGGCCATTTGGTCATGGCCGGTTATGAGACAATTATGCAAGTGTCTCTTAGATTTTTCACTTTAAACATTGCAGTTTGAAAGTACTCCGTTGATGCGAAATCAAAGAAAACTTTTGCCGTGGTAATGATGTGACTTGTGACTGTTTACAAAGTAAGGGATGAAAAGTGTGTTTGAAAATTGAATGACTTGATGTTTCTTTGAATACTTTATATTTCAGGTTATTGAACGTCGCTGTACAGATCCCAATCCTGCCCAATGTCATGGCTGAAACGAACCACTCCATATCATAGGACCAAGAGTAGGAATTTGATATTCATTTTTGTACCTTCAATGTCCACTCAgatagagagaaaaaaaaaaaaaaaaaaaaagatgcaaaTAGCAACTGTACCGGATATCTGGTTACCCAGTGCAGGAAAACTTGAAAGAGACGTAGCTACTTACTGCAATATAAATTGTCAGCGTCTTCACAAGCTTTAATTGCAACACGACGGGAAAAatgaaaaggaaaagaaattaCAAAGGTGCCCTCAGATTAGCTCTCTCAAGTTCTCATTGACCCAGCAGGCAAGAGCCGCCCAAAACCTCCCATTCCATACCGGGCCGCGCCTCGCAAAGGGACCAGCAGCAGGAATCAGTGGTTGGGCAGAACTCGAGCCCTTGAAGATGCTGAAGGTCTGCAAATTTGGCTTTTTGGACACAATGTCATCACCGGGCCTTTGTGTGATTTCTTGACAAAATGAAAAGAAAACGGGGGGAAATGAGGACCTTGACCGATTTCACCCCCTTCCATCCtcaaaaaataacaacaaaacaaaaacaaaaatgaaCGGCATCTGATTGAAAACTACAATATTTCTTTGGGTCATCGGTTCACCTCCCTCATGAACCACAATTAGGGCCCGCATTCCTGCTGAGAACAAGGTTCCCAGAGTAGCTTGGGGGCATGGGTTGGCTGAGAGAGGCTTTGGGAACCTCGAGAAAAGCAGATTGTCGTCATGGCCGCTGTGTCTTTTCGGCTTTGCCATGTCGTGTAAAGTGGGATAGATAAAGGGGGTGGAATCGGGGGGAAAGGCTCCTCGCTGCTCAGATCTCTGTTCTTGTTAGGGGCTCGCATCGGCCATGGGGAAACGCAGATGCCCAATAAAAGGCTGATCGGTTTGCATCCCATGCCTAAAGACTAGCATCTACGTGATGGGTTTGTCGTCATCGCAGGGGCGAGGATTGTCCCAGATGCTGGCAGTTGGGGTGTGATGAAGGAAGACAGAGAATGGTGAGATGGCCGTTGCTTGAACAGCTAGGTAGCTTCCTGCCTGACTGAGGCTGGAGCTTGGAGAGCAAGTAGCCGTGAATGATATGAGAAGGATTGAGCTTACCCTTTTGTCACGTTGTCGCCCAAAGATAGTCAAGTATATGAGATTGCCCTTTTCTGAAGACTGTTATTTACCTGCCTGTTTTACCTGGGTTTCAGAACTGGGTCCCCGACCAGAGAGAACTTTTGAGGGTACAAAACATCTTTGAAGGTGGACGAACGGTTGAATGATTGAATTTCCAGCGCGACGATGAACGCGTCCTGCAGGCTCATGGCCCACTCGCCCAACCCACAGTAGGTGAAGGCCCCCACTAAAGAAGTTCACAAATCCCCGCATTTATTTCTTATCGATATCTCATACCGACATGGTTCTGTCGTCGGTGAAGACAATCCAACGGTAATGACCCGCGTCTTTCGCCGATTGTGAATCCcgcccccaaaaaaagacccGTTCCGACAAAGTTGCCAGTCCGCTGGTGTCGTGCTTTGCTCAACCTTCAAATCTAGCCGCCCCGAGGCCTATTCTGTATCTGTCCACGACAGTCTTTAGCATACAAGGTCTCGGTCGCACAGGCGACAACCCGCCGGCAAGATGGTAAGGCACCTCTCCCTCCCCCCCGGATAATGCTCCGTGTCCCCAACGTTGCTAACCCCGTTCATTTTCCCCGTTCCACCAGGCGCGCAACTCAGAAAAGGCGCAGTCGATGCTCTTCCGCTTCCGCGAGGCGCAGGCGGCGGACCTGGGCATCATCGACGCGGGGCGCACGCGGCGGCCGCGCGCCATCACGGAGCAGGACTCGATCCCGGCGTGCGAAAAGTGGCGCGGGCAGGTGCTCAAGGACATATCGCGCAAGGTGTCGCGCATCCAGGAGTCGTCGCTGTCCGACTACCAGATCCGCGACCTCAACGACGAGATCAACAAGCTCATGCGCGAGAAGCACATGTGGGAGGTGCAGATTCGGAACCTCGGCGGGCCCAACTACACGCGCGCCGGCGGCGCCAAGGTCTACGACGAGGCGGGCAAGGAGATTGGCGGCGCCGGCAGGGGCTACAGGTACTTTGGGCGGGCCAAGGAGCTGCCGGGCGTCAAGGAGCTGTTCGAGGCCGCCAGGGCCAAGAAGGGCGACGAGAAGCCCCTCGAGGCCAGGGACGACTTGAGGAAACAGGTCGATGCCGCGTACTACGGCTACAGCccggacgaggaggacgatgagCTGCTGGCGTATgaggccgccaaggagaaggaggcctTTGAGAACCTCGCCGACAACAGGAAGGGAGAGCAGCTTCCTCCCGGTTGGGAGCCTCTGCCGGGCGATAATGGAGACGGGAAGGGTTGGGAATTGCCAACGGTTGAGGAGGTGCAGCAGGAGCTAATAAATCGGAGGAAACAGAGGCTGCTTAATCAGTTATAGTTGGCTGATGCCATCTCGGAGCTGTGCCTGTGTAatgtgggggggggggggggcgttTGGCGTCTAGGGGCTGCATTTGGCTTTAATTCTATTTCAAC
Above is a genomic segment from Pyricularia oryzae 70-15 chromosome 7, whole genome shotgun sequence containing:
- a CDS encoding dolichyl-di-phosphooligosaccharide-protein glycotransferase, encoding MFKPILSLLFLLLAATVSAVSSSGNRLLAVLEDVAEKEKYSKFMGDLQSRGFSITYSTPKSDSLKLSHLGERVFDHVIIFPTKSKGLGPNLTPALLLQFVKDEGNVMLALSAETAVPISIVSLLHELDIQLPADRTGLVVDHFHYDKISAAEKHDVILVKPRPVRDFHKDIFGSEKQTSQLLAVPRAIGQTLGQSPLLNPVLRAPLTAYSYDPKEQSEVVDDLFAAGEQLSLVSAVQPRNSARVTVVGSAEMLQDQWFDAEVKPSSSNKKVSTYNREFAKKLSGWTFQEYGVLRVNSVEHHLNEAGASNVSNPAIYRVKNDVTYTISLSEYKPETQSWGPFTVPDGDEIQLEFSMLSPFHRLGLKPTTSTESDATKYSVSFTLPDQHGIFNFRVNYKRPFLTYIDSKDQVSVRHMAHDEWPRSFVISGAWPWITGIGATITGFLAFCLVFMFSAPTGKATVTKKTQ
- a CDS encoding pre-mRNA-splicing factor ISY1, yielding MARNSEKAQSMLFRFREAQAADLGIIDAGRTRRPRAITEQDSIPACEKWRGQVLKDISRKVSRIQESSLSDYQIRDLNDEINKLMREKHMWEVQIRNLGGPNYTRAGGAKVYDEAGKEIGGAGRGYRYFGRAKELPGVKELFEAARAKKGDEKPLEARDDLRKQVDAAYYGYSPDEEDDELLAYEAAKEKEAFENLADNRKGEQLPPGWEPLPGDNGDGKGWELPTVEEVQQELINRRKQRLLNQL